In one window of Brachyhypopomus gauderio isolate BG-103 chromosome 16, BGAUD_0.2, whole genome shotgun sequence DNA:
- the st14 gene encoding suppressor of tumorigenicity 14 protein homolog, which produces MSTAVYDNGHRGHEAVTFLPKSGKTPKSRRTCAVVVGVILGLLVLAAIAAVLIWFFAVRPRVLEKQQEGPRVGAQRSSGTCVFSGHMQLIDVPYSDAYEDPNSQEFSSTAKALQEILKMTFSRDPFLSKYYNESVISAFSDGTLAYHWTRFVVPPADKAMLPKLTEQLVLDVLRRGIRMEGKRSSVQPFTITDVTASVTDPRMARDPRAQSVIRLTASAVAQNFTSPGFPNLYPQQARFQWHIRSPKNNVILVKFPKFYVEDDCSNSYVFIYDSLSPEESLAITQKCGQRPPTNPLEVVSSGNLMLINLITEDDQRKGFLAEYRAIPLSSVRTCGGVLTSPTGNISSPNYPSFYPPSVDCTWTINVPKGMYVRVKFLMFRMKEPGVNTRVCNKDYVLIQGAKYCGERSVLAFSSSNSSLVIQFHSDNSYTDKGFMAQYSAYDPKNPCPGQFACSTGICIAKELQCDGWNDCGDMSDERKCQCEDDHFQCANGICKPKYWLCDQVNDCGDNSDEAHCSCEKNQIRCGDGTCLSQEVSCDGKKDCLDGSDEASCKDSTGICTAFTFTCRSGECLNKINAECDKVTDCPDGSDEEGCDCGERPYKHNRIVGGQTADVGEWPWQVSLHFQSLGHVCGASIISNKWLLSAAHCFASTDPSYHEPYNWLTYSGMQDQDKDDSNVQMREVQNIIVHHDYNQMTYDNDIAVLELKEPLAFSNYIHPVCLPASSHAFPAGMPCWVTGWGTLREGGQISRLLQKAEVKIINDTVCDTVTEGQVTSRMLCSGFLTGGVDACQGDSGGPLVCLSEANVWFQCGIVSWGEGCARRNKPGVYTRLTKFRDWIRKQTGV; this is translated from the exons ggtCACAGGGGCCACGAGGCCGTCACGTTCCTGCCGAAGTCTGGGAAGACCCCGAAGAGTAGGAGGACGTGTGCGGTGGTGGTGGGCGTGATCCTGGGTCTGCTGGTTCTGGCCGCCATCGCTGCCGTCCTCATCTGGTTCTTTGCAG tcAGGCCCCGGGTCCTCGAGAAGCAGCAGGAAGGGCCCAGAGTGGGAGCCCAACGCAGCTCGGGCACGTGTGTGTTCAGCGGTCACATGCAGCTCATCGACGTGCCCTACAGTGACGCCTACGAGGACCCCAACAGTCAAGAGTTCAGCAGCACGGCCAAAGCCCTGCAGGAAATC CTGAAGATGACGTTCTCCAGAGATCCTTTCCTCTCCAAATACTACAATGAATCTGTCATCTCTGCCTTTAG CGACGGGACGCTGGCGTACCACTGGACGCGTTTCGTGGTGCCCCCGGCGGACAAGGCGATGCTGCCCAAGCTGACGGAGCAGCTGGTTCTGGACGTCCTGCGAAGGGGCATCAGGATGGAGGGCAAACGCAGCAGCGTGCAGCCGTTCACCATCACCGACGTCACCGCCTCAG ttaCGGACCCCCGGATGGCCAGGGACCCCCGAGCTC AGTCCGTCATCCGGCTAACGGCTAGCGCCGTGGCCCAGAACTTCACGTCTCCGGGTTTCCCGAATCTGTACCCGCAGCAGGCCCGCTTTCAGTGGCACATCCGCTCTCCGAAGAACAACGTCATCCTGGTCAAGTTCCCCAAGTTCTACGTGGAGGACGACtgctccaacagctacgtcttCATCTACGACTCTCTCAGTCCCGAGGAGTCTCTGGCCATCACACA GAAATGTGGTCAGCGGCCCCCCACTAACCCTCTGGAAGTGGTCTCCTCCGGCAATCTCATGCTGATCAACCTGATCACTGAAGACGACCAGAGAAAAGGCTTCTTAGCAGAGTACAGAGCCATCCCTTTGAGTTCAG TCAGGACCTGCGGAGGTGTTCTGACCAGCCCGACCGGAAACATCAGCTCCCCGAACTACCCCAGCTTCTACCCACCTTCGGTGGACTGCACCTGGACCATCAAT GTCCCAAAGGGCATGTACGTGCGGGTGAAGTTCCTCATGTTCCGCATGAAGGAGCCGGGCGTGAACACCCGGGTCTGCAACAAGGACTACGTGCTGATCCAGGGAGCCAA GTACTGTGGTGAGAGGTCCGTACTGGCCTTCAGCAGCTCCAACAGCAGCCTGGTGATCCAGTTCCACTCGGACAATTCGTACACGGACAAAGGCTTCATGGCCCAGTACAGCGCCTACGACCCCAAAAACC CTTGTCCTGGCCAGTTTGCCTGCTCAACCGGGATATGCATCGCTAAAGAGTTGCAGTGCGACGGCTGGAACGACTGCGGGGACATGAGCGACGAGAGGAAGTGTC AATGTGAGGACGACCATTTTCAGTGCGCTAACGGCATTTGCAAGCCCAAGTACTGGTTGTGTGACCAAGTGAACGACTGCGGTGACAATAGTGATGAAGCACACTGCA GTTGCGAGAAGAACCAGATAAGATGCGGTGATGGGACATGCTTGTCTCAGGAAGTGAGCTGCGATGGGAAAAAAGACTGTTTGGATGGTAGTGACGAGGCCTCCTGTAAAGACT ctaCAGGAATATGCACGGCCTTCACGTTCACTTGTAGGAGTGGCGAGTGTTTGAACAAAATCAATGCAGAGTGCGACAAGGTTACCGATTGTCCAGACGGCTCTGATGAGGAAGGCTGTG ATTGTGGCGAGCGACCCTACAAGCACAACCGGATCGTCGGAGGCCAGACGGCTGACGTGGGCGAGTGGCCGTGGCAAGTCAGCCTCCACTTCCAGTCGTTGGGACACGTGTGTGGCGCCTCCATCATCTCCAACAAGTGGCTGCTGTCCGCTGCACACTGCTTCGCCAGCACCGACCCCTC CTACCACGAACCCTACAACTGGTTGACATATAGTGGCATGCAGGACCAGGACAAAGATGACTCCAACGTGCAGATGCGTGAGGTGCAGAACATCATCGTGCACCATGACTACAATCAGATGACGTATGACAACGACATCGCAGTGCTGGAGCTGAAGGAGCCGCTCGCCTTCTCCAACTACATCCACCCAGTGTGTCTGCCGGCCAGCTCGCACGCCTTCCCCGCCGGGATGCCGTGCTGGGTGACTGGCTGGGGGACGCTCAGAGAAGGAG gacaGATTTCACGCCTTTTGCAGAAAGCAGAGGTAAAGATCATTAACGACACAGTGTGTGACACAGTAACGGAGGGTCAGGTGACATCACGTATGCTCTGCAGTGGCTTCCTCACTGGAGGTGTGGATGCATGTCAG GGTGACTCTGGTGGTCCTCTGGTGTGTCTCTCCGAGGCTAACGTTTGGTTCCAGTGTGGCATCGTGAGCTGGGGAGAAGGTTGTGCACGGCGCAACAAGCCCGGGGTCTACACGCGCCTCACCAAGTTCCGAGACTGGATCCGCAAGCAGACGGGTGTATAG